The following are from one region of the Acidobacteriota bacterium genome:
- the ligA gene encoding NAD-dependent DNA ligase LigA yields the protein MKTNPSPRQTAERIAELRRMISYHEKKYYVDNDPQISDTEFDALMKELRDLEERHPEHADPESPTRRIGEKPVDGFPTVAHARPMLSIENCYEEQGLRDFDERVKKLLPGETVAYVCELKIDGIGISLIYDSGRFLRAVTRGDGTRGDDVTAGIRTIRSLPLSVSEHHPLEVRGEVFLSFAAFRKINREREDRGEPAFANPRNAAAGSVRLLDPRETAARGLDIFTYTLFTDGGEPPFQRDSLQRLRDLGFKTNPHSSFCPGIDEVIAFYREWTDRRDDLDYESDGIVVKVDSADQRRKLGTTAKSPRWAVSYKFPARQATTRVLDIVVQVGRTGALTPVALLEPVVISGTTVSRSTLHNEEELRRKDIRVNDVVLVERSGDVIPRVVSVMRERRTGGERPFSWPSLCPVCETEIFKPEGEIISRCINPSCPARLRESILHYASRRAMDIEGLGEALVDQLLAAGMVKSLPDLYRLELDDLTGLERMGPRSSENLLAGIRTSTTRDLPRLIFGLGIRHVGERLAQILACRFGTLDTLIAAETADLEAVEDIGPKVAESVRFFFRQPENRELIERLRSAGVNFSSQTSLGERQPGPLDGEIFVLTGTLSDMTREEAAAAIRKRGGETASAVTAKTTRVVAGESPGSKLDKARRLGIPVIGEAEFLELLQIPK from the coding sequence GTGAAGACGAATCCCTCGCCGCGCCAGACCGCCGAGCGTATCGCCGAGTTGCGCCGGATGATCTCCTACCACGAGAAAAAATACTACGTCGACAACGATCCCCAGATCTCGGATACCGAGTTCGATGCCCTGATGAAGGAACTCCGGGATCTGGAGGAGCGCCATCCCGAGCACGCCGATCCCGAATCTCCCACCCGCCGGATCGGCGAAAAGCCCGTGGACGGCTTTCCCACCGTGGCCCATGCACGGCCCATGCTCAGCATCGAAAACTGCTATGAAGAGCAGGGGTTGCGCGACTTCGACGAACGGGTCAAGAAGCTCCTTCCCGGAGAGACCGTGGCCTATGTCTGCGAACTCAAGATCGACGGCATCGGGATATCGCTGATCTATGACTCCGGGCGCTTTCTCCGCGCCGTAACCCGCGGCGACGGAACCCGCGGCGATGATGTGACGGCCGGCATCCGGACCATCCGATCCCTTCCCCTGTCCGTCTCCGAACACCATCCCCTCGAAGTCCGAGGGGAGGTTTTCCTGTCCTTCGCCGCCTTCCGCAAAATCAACCGTGAGCGGGAAGACAGGGGAGAGCCTGCGTTCGCCAATCCGAGGAATGCCGCTGCGGGATCGGTGCGTCTTCTCGACCCCCGGGAAACGGCGGCCCGGGGGCTCGACATCTTCACTTACACCCTTTTTACAGACGGCGGCGAACCCCCATTCCAAAGGGACAGTCTGCAGCGTCTCCGGGATCTCGGATTCAAGACCAACCCCCACTCCAGCTTTTGTCCGGGAATCGACGAGGTCATCGCCTTCTATCGGGAGTGGACGGACCGGCGGGACGACCTCGATTACGAATCCGACGGCATTGTGGTCAAAGTCGACTCGGCCGATCAGAGACGGAAGCTCGGGACAACGGCCAAGTCTCCGCGGTGGGCCGTCTCCTACAAATTTCCGGCCCGCCAGGCCACAACCCGAGTCCTCGACATCGTCGTCCAGGTCGGACGCACGGGTGCCCTGACGCCGGTCGCCCTGTTGGAACCCGTCGTCATTTCAGGGACGACGGTCTCCCGATCCACGCTTCACAACGAGGAGGAACTCCGCCGGAAAGACATCCGCGTCAACGACGTCGTTCTCGTCGAGAGAAGCGGCGACGTCATCCCCCGCGTCGTTTCGGTCATGCGGGAGAGACGAACGGGCGGAGAGAGGCCTTTTTCCTGGCCGTCCCTCTGCCCGGTCTGCGAAACGGAAATTTTCAAGCCCGAGGGCGAAATCATCTCCCGCTGCATCAATCCTTCATGCCCGGCCAGGCTTCGCGAGTCCATTCTGCATTACGCTTCGCGTCGGGCCATGGATATCGAAGGACTCGGCGAAGCTCTGGTCGACCAGCTCCTCGCCGCAGGGATGGTCAAGTCTCTTCCCGACCTCTATCGCCTGGAGTTGGACGATCTGACCGGCCTCGAACGCATGGGACCGCGGAGTTCGGAAAATCTCCTCGCCGGAATCCGCACTTCCACGACGCGGGACCTGCCCCGGCTGATTTTCGGCCTGGGGATCCGCCACGTGGGCGAAAGGCTGGCTCAGATCCTGGCTTGCCGATTCGGAACCCTCGATACTCTGATTGCAGCCGAAACCGCGGATCTCGAGGCCGTCGAGGATATCGGACCGAAAGTTGCGGAAAGCGTGCGTTTTTTCTTCCGGCAGCCGGAAAACCGGGAGCTGATCGAAAGACTTCGTTCGGCCGGTGTCAATTTTTCCTCTCAGACATCCCTTGGGGAAAGGCAGCCGGGTCCCCTGGACGGAGAAATCTTCGTCCTGACCGGAACTTTGAGCGATATGACCCGGGAAGAAGCCGCGGCAGCCATCCGCAAACGGGGGGGAGAGACGGCCTCAGCCGTCACGGCGAAAACGACCCGCGTCGTTGCGGGAGAATCCCCGGGATCGAAGCTGGACAAGGCGCGCCGTCTCGGCATTCCGGTGATCGGCGAGGCGGAGTTTCTGGAACTCCTCCAAATTCCGAAATAA
- a CDS encoding J domain-containing protein, which yields MPYHEALPAFLAGKVFSVKSRDLARLLPPEDIGLLDLFNGQATAETVRAGTGMDPELFWRRLLIFYCLDLVDAQKGETTFFQTADFEPPAPEVRESSNDRDLIAEILAFRGKIAALNYYRILGVPRNATEQDIKKAYFHLARKYHPDRLGPELSADYRRQIDDIFQTITTAYKTLVGRDTRRAYDGKMNIPASETEDVQAGQKRADVKFRQGKTLYNQGRYEEAAILLEEAVRLKKDKGDFFLLLALTQNRLPGQGRKAEVNFLKAIALEPWNPEGYVGLGYLYKKEDMTIKALRQFQKAVELDPDHRTAVHEVEFLGGNQRKKKLFGVLPLDLFKKSGKTP from the coding sequence ATGCCTTATCATGAAGCTTTGCCGGCGTTTTTAGCCGGAAAAGTTTTTTCCGTGAAAAGCCGGGACTTGGCCCGTCTGCTCCCGCCGGAAGACATCGGGCTTCTGGACCTTTTCAACGGACAGGCAACCGCTGAAACCGTCAGAGCCGGAACCGGCATGGATCCGGAACTTTTCTGGCGTCGGCTTTTGATCTTCTATTGTCTCGATCTGGTCGACGCTCAGAAGGGAGAGACGACATTCTTCCAGACCGCGGATTTCGAGCCGCCCGCTCCTGAAGTCCGAGAATCCTCAAATGACAGAGATCTGATCGCCGAAATCCTGGCTTTCCGCGGCAAGATTGCGGCCCTGAATTATTACCGGATTCTCGGAGTTCCCCGAAACGCCACGGAACAGGACATCAAAAAAGCCTATTTCCACCTGGCCCGGAAGTATCATCCGGATCGCCTGGGTCCGGAGCTGTCGGCCGATTACCGGCGCCAGATCGACGACATCTTCCAAACGATCACCACGGCCTATAAAACGCTTGTCGGGCGGGACACCCGCCGGGCCTACGACGGCAAGATGAACATCCCGGCCTCGGAAACCGAGGATGTCCAGGCCGGCCAGAAGCGGGCGGATGTCAAGTTCCGCCAGGGAAAAACCCTCTACAACCAGGGGCGCTATGAAGAGGCGGCGATTCTTCTTGAAGAGGCGGTGAGGCTGAAAAAGGACAAGGGCGATTTTTTCCTGCTGCTGGCGCTGACTCAGAACCGCCTGCCCGGACAAGGCCGGAAAGCCGAAGTCAATTTTCTGAAAGCCATCGCCCTCGAACCCTGGAATCCCGAAGGCTATGTCGGCCTGGGATATCTCTACAAAAAGGAAGACATGACGATCAAGGCTCTGCGACAGTTTCAGAAGGCCGTTGAGCTGGATCCCGATCACAGAACGGCCGTTCACGAAGTGGAATTTCTTGGCGGCAATCAGCGAAAAAAGAAGCTGTTCGGAGTCCTGCCGCTGGATCTCTTCAAGAAATCCGGAAAAACCCCCTAG